The DNA window GTTGATGATTCAAAAGTCGCGGCAGCGACCGCGCCCCCACTGCGCGCCGACGTTCGATTTGGACGTCGAAAACGATCGATACCTGGCGAAACGGACAAGCGTAATGCAACGCCTCTCCCTCAAACGCCCCGCTGGCCGCCGTCAAACGAAGGCGATTCCGCAGCAAGCCGTTACGCCCCAGCTCCGCCTCGGAAGCGTTTCCCTAAGGCCCTGCCCGGCCACCCGCCGCGCCGGGCTTCTCGAACAAACGACTTGACCTCGGCTCCTCGAACGTCAATTCAGTCCCGCCCTCACGCTCAACAACAACTCGCAGCGGGAAATCTCCGCACCGGCCCGCGAGGACAAATCCTAATTGTTCTGTCGCATTTCATTTACGTGTCCAGGACATTACCGTCATCGTCATACATCGCAGCGGACTCAACAAGTTGATCGTAAAGGGCTGATTCCCCATTCTTGATTTGCCAATCATCCCCACGAACTTCCCACATAGCGATGAGGCCAAGGAGTTCCGCAGGCGACGTGGCACTAAACAATCGAGTATCTTTCTCGGCATCCCGTTGTGGATGATCCCAGTCGTTCGGATCGTTTGCCAGAAAGTAGTGTTTAATCGAATACCCTTTCGCTGCGATTGCCTGCAAGCAAGGGATCAATGTGTTACCTGCTATTCGAATGCCGACCTCGTATTCCTTCCCGTTGCCTTCCGTCATTAAGAGGACTCCGCTTGAACGTTTTCGTCTTGCATTATTGCGGTTTGGTTAGCGACAGAACGGTGGCGATAACCGGGTGGCCGCGGTTGATTTTCCATTTGTAAACGCGCTGTCGGCCACTCCGCGTTCATCGCTTGGTTCTGCGATCTTTGGGTTTCCACTGAAGGTAAAGGTGGTGATTCATGGATGCCGCACGTCCCACTGCCTTCGTCGCACGAAATTCGAGGAATCCGTGGGTCGTATCGGTGTATCTACCAACGGTCAACGACAGCGCCGTCAGAGTTGAGGGTGGTGTGACTTTCTCAGTATTCCAATCGAGCCCATTAATTGATACGAGCGCCGTTCTTTTGGGGATGACGACGGAGCAATCCGTAGAGGAAAGGTCTTTGTATCGAATCGTCATCGTCTCGGAATCAATCGTTAACCCATTTAAGACTGCAGCCCCACCGCTCCCGGTGACCGCAAGAGAACCGTCTGCATTGGACGTCACGATCAAATTGCAATTCGAGACAGGTCTTAGTTTCGTCTCTGCCTTTGCCTCTATCAAACGGGCGTATTCCCTTTCCGTGACGCCCATGTTCTCGTGATAGGGCAATGGTTCACCAGGATTCAGACGCTGAGAGGCAACGTAAGTTTGAATCCAATCTGGTTTCGCGGCGACGGCTTGGGAGAATTTCGCCATGATCGCAGTGGCATCATCTGGCATGCGCATTTCAAGGATTGACGCCTCAAACGTGCCCGCCTTCATCGTGCGATTCAGGATAGCGGTCTTGTCTTGGGCTTCCGCCGTTCCGTGCAAGAATGCGACGACGCTCAGTAGGACGATGAGATGTTTCATTCGTTTTCAAACACTTTCGCAGAACGACAAGGATAACCGGGCCGGGAAAGGATGTTGTTGAGCGGAGCGAAAGGGCGGTGTTGTTCCGGCTCCGGTTGATCCGTTGGTTATGGAACCGGGGAAAAATAACTTCGGTGTTTCTCAGTATTCGTAGGGCGTGGCCCAGTAGTTGAGTTCGGGGCGGTTTTTGTCGAAGAAGATGGGCATGCGTTCTAAGAATTCCGTGGTCGCCTTTTGGGCTTTGACGTAGATTTGACGCGCCTTCTCCGCCAGCACCTTGAGGCCGGTCAGGGTGCGGGTTTGGCCGATGTAGTGAGCAGCCGTTTCTAGACGATCGAGTATCACGCCTCGCAGGGAACGCGATACGTGACAGAACATGCGATGCTCAATCGGATTGTATTTCGAACAGCCGGGCGGGTAATGCGCCACGCGAATCGTCATCTTCAAACGCATCGCCAAATGTTTTAGTTCCTGCTTGAAAAGGTATTGCCGATAGCTGTTGCTGCCGCCGCAGTCGCAGAGCAACAAGATCTCTCGCGGACGCGGACGGTAGTTGTATTGTCCGACTCGACACCACCATTGCCGCACCGCTTCGCACGCCAGTTCGGCCGTATCGGCGCCGGTCGAGAGCAACATAAAACCTTGGTTGGCGCCGACGTCGTACACGCCGTAAGGCGTCAGCTTGCCGGTCGCTTGCGACGGAAAATCGTGATCGGGCGCCGTGACAAACCCATCGGTCCAGGCGGCGCCAGGGCGATAGAAATCACCGAGTTTTTCCTTCTTTTTCGTGTCGATGCTGAGCACCGGCCGCCCACAGTCATGAAACCGTTCACGCAGCTCGGCGATGTATTCAAACTGCGCGTTGCGATCCGGATAGTGACAGGTGGTCTCGATTTTGCACGCCTGTCGCAAGCCCAGGTCGAGGTCTTCCTGCAGGATGCGGCGGACCGTTTGGGGCCACACGTAAAAGCCGCGAGCGACGAGCGCTTCGCAAATGTCGCTGGGCGAGCGATTGGTCCAGCGGATGTCGGGGTTCATCGGCGAGCCGGCCGTGTGCTGCTCGACGATCTCTTCCACGGCGGCGACCAAACCGACGACTGCAGTGCTAGCAGGACTTCGTCCCCCCCTTTTACGCGAACGCGTCCGGCAGCCTCATCGTCGGGCAATCGCTCGACATCCTGCTGGCCACGGCGAATGGTGTCTTCATGGCAACCGAACAGGTCAGCGATATACTTCACGCCGCCATGGCCGAGTTTCTCCGCTTCCACCGCGGCATACCGCCGCCGATCCTTCTCGGACAAGGAAGCATACAATTCCCGCATGTGACCTTCGACCAAAGAACTATACACGCTCCACCTCCAGGAAAAGCGAGTTGAAAGAGCAGTCGACCGAAGCGCTTATTGTACAAAATCCGAAGTTATTTTTCCCCGGTTCCCAACGGAACTTTTCGAATTAGATACTGTCGCAGACAATCCTTACTTTGAAGGATTTTCGTTAGACGAAGCTCCATCACTCCTCGGAAGAACCGATCTCGATGAGGACCTTACTCCCGGATATGCCGCATCCGGGGCGGAGCTCCATTGGAATGTTCCACGCCTCAAGGATGTATGGAAACCGCCCAAGGTGTCGGGGCGTGTAGCGTCCTATCATGACTATCCGTGCCTTGACATGTGGCTCCCTGCGTTTAGTATGCGTGCGTGCGAATGCTTGGCGGATTTCTTAAAGCCCAATGGCGAGTTGCTCCCGCTGCAATCCGAAATTGGCGAGTATTTTTTCTTCAACATTACGACCATTACCGATGCCCTCAACACGAAAACTTCCGACTGCGATTTCTGGTGCGAACCGCCTACGACTGCCGTCGGAATTGATCATTTTGAATTTCATAAGAAACAGTTGACTGGCCTGTCAATATTTCGCATTCGAGAGTGTCCGGTGATGACAATCGTCACGAACCATTTCGTAGACGTCGTGGAAAAAGAAGGACTCAATGGATTTGAATTCACGAAAATCTGGCCGTTTCGGCCAGGGACGATTTGGCAAATTGAGGGTCGCAGGCGACGCAGAGGGAAAAGAGCCCTTGCGGGCAAGAGCCTCAAAAAGGAAACCCTTGTTCTTATTCTCGAAATGCAAGGCGATCAGCTGGATTCTCACGAAAAGCGAATCGTCAAACGTATGGAAAACGAGGTGGACGCTCAGTTGTCCCTGTCCTCTTTGAACGCACCCTACTTCGGCACTTATGAAGGAAGCGAAAAAGTCGACACCGAATTTCGAATGTTTTTCTCCTGTCCCAGTGCAGATCAGCTGGAGCGAAAACTCGCTCCCTGGATATCAGGCATATGTCAGATCTGGCTAGGTTCCGTGAACGCAGTCAAGCGACGCGGTCACATGTATGACGAGAATGCGAAAGAGTCCTGGAAACAGCTGCGATGAAACCACGGAACACTTTCGGTTTTGCGGCTTGGGAACGCGGGAAAAATAACTTCGGTATTTTTCTCGACAGGAACCACGAAACCTGAGCAGCCCAAGCCGGCTGATCCTGTGAGCCGAACGCCTGGCGTCGGGCCGTTCTTCGGAATGAGGGAAAAAAACTTCATCGGTTTTTGTATAACAGCGATGACGTTCAACTTTTACGTATGCTTCACCTGGTGATCAAACCGCCAATCTCTCCTGCAACGGCTGGAAGATAAAATGAGCGGGTTGAAAAATCGGCATCGCGGAAAAGGGGAACTCACGCAAAGGCGCGAAGGCGCAAAGAAGGAGGAAGAGGTGTGAGAAGGAATTCGCCACGACCCTTGTGGATGTCGCGTTTCCGATTCCTGCCAAACGGGAAAAATCGCCGAAGTTATTTTCCCCCGATTCCTATGGGAGCTGCACTTTAGGCGAACGTCTGCCGTTTGACGGGGGAGTCTGGAATTTTGAGCTTGCCTGAAAAGGTGGCTCTCCGCGATGGTTAGTGAGATAACCACAAATCACAAAACCACCGGGAGAGCCATGGATGGCCAAGCGTAAGCGATCCGCCAAACGTCCGCAAGCGAAACACAAAAAGCAGACGCCGTCGCAGCATCACAAGTGCCAGCGTTTGAAGCGGACCAATCCCTTGCGATCGCGCACGACAGAAGCGATCACCCCTTTGTGCGGCTATCTCCAGACGGCGGTGGCCGCCTTGCAGTCGGTGCTGGATCGACGGATCGCCTTTCGGTTGTCGATCATCGTCGCGGGCATGTTGCTGGCCGACGATCGACGCACCGCCAGCGCCTGGTTCGCCGCGGCCGGGGTGCAGCAGGACTGGGATCGCTTCTATGAATGCCTCATCAGCGTTGGCCGATCGTCGGGATCGCTGGCCAGCGCCATGGTCGGCTTGCTCGTGCAGAAGTTCGCGCCGGGCGTCGGCGACCGCATTCAGCTCGCCCTGGATGACTCGCCCACTTCGCGCTTCGGACGCTGTGTGGAAGGCGCCGGAGTGCATCACAATCCGACGCCGGGACCGGCCGACGGAGAATGGCTTTACGGCCACAACTGGGTCCTGTTGACCTGGCTGGCGACGCATCCGTTGTGGGGCGTGATCGCCTTGCCGCTGCAGTCGCTGCTGTACGTCCGCCAGGCCGATGTGCCGAAACTGGCGGTAAAATATGCATGGGAATTCCGTACGAAACACGAACTGGGCGTCGCGCTGTTGACGTCGTTCGTGCAATCGCTGCGCGCCCGCGGCGTGCGGAACTCGGTCTGGCTGGCGGTCGACGGCGCCTACGCCGCACGACCTTTTCTCCTGCCTGTGCTGAAACTCGGCGTCACGGTCGTCAGCCGCTTGCGCAGGGACGCCTGCTTGTTCGACCTGCCCGGCGAAGCTGTTCCGCACCGTCGCGGCAGGCGCCGGATTTATGGCCGGAACAAACTCTCCCTGGCGACACTCGCCGACCAAAGTCAAGGCTGGGAATCGCTCACCTATTCTGGCCGAGGCGTCGAAGTCACGCGCCCGTGCAAATCGTTCCTGGCGACATCGGAGTTGATCAGCGGGCGCATCCGTGTGGTGCTGCTCCGCTTTGACGACGGCAACTGGGCGCCTTACTTTTGCACGGACCCCAGCGCCGACGTGCGTGAGATTCTGGAGGCCGTCGCCGCGCGCTGGGCGATCGAAGAATGTTTCCAAGGGATGAAAGAAGTCTGGGGCGCCGGTCAGCAGCAAGTTCGAAATGTGTGGTCGAGCATCGGCTGTTGGAATCTCAACAGCTGGGTGTACGGCCTTGTAGAACTGTGCAGTTGGGAGTCGCCGCAAGCGGAACTGAGCGACCGCCGCTCCCGCCCCTGGGACAACGCCTCGCGTCGGCCGTCCCACGCCGACCGTCGCCGCACAATCGCCCGTAAAATGTTAGAAAAACAATTTATCGCCACTCTACCCCCGACGCCCAACAGCCCCCAAATCCGCACGCTCCTTGAAGGGCTAATCGCCATAGTAATATGATCGCCTAAAGTGCAGTATGGGAGGTTGGGGGACGCGATCCGTTCTGGTCGCGTTGAGAATATTTTGATCGAAGTCGGAGGTGGCTGGCAACGGCCACAATCCAGGAAGCTGTGGTCGCGTTCCTGCCGACCAGGCCAAACGGACAGGATCACCTTGGAGAACGAGTTGCCCTTCTGTTGAAAACAGAACTTTTGAAATTGAAAACGGTTCGACGGCATAACGACCAAGGTAACCGGGTTGGCGGACCAACGCGATTGACGTTGAGAAACCAAACAAAGTCAACGAAGGAAACGACGTTCAAATACCGAAAGACGAGCCAACTCCGGTTCACCGTTTTGTTCGCTGCATTTTTCTGAGGCGGCTAGATCCCATCGGCGGCCATCCGCATACAGGAAAACGCAATGTATTCGGGCGAAGGATCAGGCGATGAAGCCTCCGGACCGGCAAGCCATTCATCCAAGGCATCTTCAAACGGTTGAATTGCGGCTTGCAATTCATCAAGTGCGTCAGGACCAGCCTTTTCGGCGAAGTCAGCGCGCATAAGATCATCCGATATTCCCCAGACCTCGGCATACGGAATTAACGGAGCGAGTGAGTTGGGGATTCGGGACCGATCAAGTGTGATTTTGGGCGAGTCTTCGGCATAGAGCCCGTATTTTAGGCGCAGTTCATCCGCCGGAAGAATCTCAAATTCGTTTTCATTGTCCATCGCCGATTTATCCGCCGAGTACGTTGAGCATTTTCTCGAATTCCGTCCAGTATTCAGCCCGAATCTTCTGAGGGACCGCGGCCGCATCAAACATCTTGTCTGAGAGAGCACGCATGTCCGCTTGGGACACTTTGCCCCAGTCGAATGTGCCGCCCATCTGTTGTCGCATTTCAGCACGCCAAGTATTGTAAACACCGCGCGTCGCATTGTGATTCGCCTTCGGCATCAACACGGCTGGAGCCTTGTTTGGACTGTAATCCGCGAAGTTTCGCTTCATCCAAGCAGACATGACGCCATGATGCGATTCATTGCCCAGTCGCGGCGTTGGCATATCACCGTGCTTGCCAACCTTGAATCCGCAGCCAATTCCGGTGTTGTGGGCGAGAATGCCAAGATGGGAGACGTAATAAGAGTGTGCGCGATGTACTTCGAGGTTATAGACCGTTTCGCGATTGGGGCGCTGCGATTTCGCGGTTAAGGGCGCTGAGCCGTCAACCGTGCGAACGTTTTCATTGATTTCAAGCTCGCCCGCAGGAACCCAATCGTTTCGGTCTTCCGAGTAGATTGGGTGATTTGCCGTTACACCAAGAGGCTTGTCCGTGTCGCCGTTGAACACGAGGTCCAAGACGACGGCATTTTCGTGTTTAATTGTCCCAATCACGATGGCTGATTTCGGGGAATTCTCTCGCGAATCAGCATCGCAAGGCCCAATGCGAAGGACTGTTGCTTCGCCTTCGATCCCAACTTCGTACATGGCCAAGTCGATTGTTGCACCAACTTTGGCACCGGTCTGTTCAAACCACCATAGCGGTCGAGCAACTTCAAGTTCGGCAATGCTTCCGTCGGGCTTCTTCAGTTTGAGATCCACCGTGCGCCACAATTGCCGAGTGACATCAGTCGCGTCGAGGTCGCCGGGGGAATAACGCGTGGCGATGAGATCGGACCATGGTTCCCTGTCTGGAACGTCGTCGGTCGTGACAACCGTCGTGATGATGCCGTTGCTCGCGGCAAACGTCACGTAATCGGAAAGTGCTGTTGATCCGTCTTCACCGAACGTCCAGTTTGAACGGTGGGATGTGGTCTTCGGAAGGAATGGGATGCCCGACGACGAGGAATTGGACCATGTGGCGGCGACAACACCGACGGTCGCGGCGATGAGTACGAGCGGCAATATCCAGCGTCTGAACATGGCGGCTCTCCTATTGGGTGTGCGTGTGGTTCATGCAGCGAACGGTGGCCATCACCGGGCACGGCCATTGTGGTTTCCATTTGTAAACGCCCCATGCCGTGCTCCGGTGGATGGCATGGTTATCTGCTGCCTGCGTCACGAAAACGTGCAGATGATTCGTAATCGGTCATCCGTTGCCACCTTTCGAGCGTTCTGAAGCGCGTTCATTCTCCAATCTCCGATGAATTCTGCAATAGTCAGTTTCCACGTGACGAGCGCCTCGTCATTCGGACCGTCGCCAAATACACGATTGATCGGACGGTCAACGATGCTGTAACCCGTCGGCGAAAACTGTTTGTCGTATGCGTAGTTTGATGTGTTAGCAAGTTCATCAACGTCACGCTCTGGCAACCCCAGTGTGAGCAAGGAATCGCGCGGAAATTTATGCGAGCCATCACCGAATGCCCACGCTAAGCGAGCTGGGACTTTCTTCTGAACGAGCAAATGAGTCTCGGACCAAAGGTTCGTGGCCAAGTCCTCAAATCCGATCCATCCAAAGTAGTGATCGTCGAAGCAGTTCTGGATGTGCTCCAAGACATCAGCGTCGGACATGTCGGGGGAACGATTCGTCGTTCGATACAGTTCAGTTATGACGAAATCCGGTGGCAAGGTTCGGTGCAGCGGAAAAAGTGAGTCGTCACGAACGAAGAGGCGATGCACCGTGACGTCTTTGTCGTCAAACCACGTAAGTTCGCCGTGCATCACGCGGTCTGTCGGATCATCGAGCTCAGTCGGTGTTGTCCAGATATCGCCGTTGAAGTGCTGAAGATGAAAGTGGTAGTCCAGTCCCATCACATCTATTTCAGATAACGACAAGGATAACCGGGCCGGGAAAGGATGTTGTTGAGCGGAGCGAAAGGGCGGTGTTGTGCCGGCTCCGGTTGATCCGTTGGTTCAAGGAAGCCGCTGCGCGGCAGGTTTTGATTTTACCCCTTCGCTGTGGTTGTACGCCATCCTTGGAAGGACGTTTTTCTTTGCGTTTTTCCAGGAGGTTGATCATGAGCGAATTGCGACGGCGGATGACGGAAGACCTGCAGCTGCGGGGCTTGAGCGAACGCACCCAGGAGGCGTATCTGCGGGCGGTGCGGAAGTTGGCAGAACACTTTCACACGCCGCCGGATCGGCTGAGCGAGGAGCAGGTGCGGCAGTATTTGCTGTATCTCAAGAATGACTGCGGTTTTGCTCCCGGCTCGATGCGTGTGGCTGTCAATGGCGTGAAGTTCTTTTATCACTATACCGCGCCGCGCGCTTGGGCCACGCTGTGCAACATTCGCATCCCGCCGCAGAAGACGTTGCCCGACGTGCTGTCGCGGCCGGAGGTGCGGCAGTTGCTCGCCGCCGTGCGGACCCGCCACAACCGGGCCTACTTGTGGACGG is part of the Lignipirellula cremea genome and encodes:
- a CDS encoding imm11 family protein, yielding MADFLKPNGELLPLQSEIGEYFFFNITTITDALNTKTSDCDFWCEPPTTAVGIDHFEFHKKQLTGLSIFRIRECPVMTIVTNHFVDVVEKEGLNGFEFTKIWPFRPGTIWQIEGRRRRRGKRALAGKSLKKETLVLILEMQGDQLDSHEKRIVKRMENEVDAQLSLSSLNAPYFGTYEGSEKVDTEFRMFFSCPSADQLERKLAPWISGICQIWLGSVNAVKRRGHMYDENAKESWKQLR
- a CDS encoding IS701 family transposase; translated protein: MAKRKRSAKRPQAKHKKQTPSQHHKCQRLKRTNPLRSRTTEAITPLCGYLQTAVAALQSVLDRRIAFRLSIIVAGMLLADDRRTASAWFAAAGVQQDWDRFYECLISVGRSSGSLASAMVGLLVQKFAPGVGDRIQLALDDSPTSRFGRCVEGAGVHHNPTPGPADGEWLYGHNWVLLTWLATHPLWGVIALPLQSLLYVRQADVPKLAVKYAWEFRTKHELGVALLTSFVQSLRARGVRNSVWLAVDGAYAARPFLLPVLKLGVTVVSRLRRDACLFDLPGEAVPHRRGRRRIYGRNKLSLATLADQSQGWESLTYSGRGVEVTRPCKSFLATSELISGRIRVVLLRFDDGNWAPYFCTDPSADVREILEAVAARWAIEECFQGMKEVWGAGQQQVRNVWSSIGCWNLNSWVYGLVELCSWESPQAELSDRRSRPWDNASRRPSHADRRRTIARKMLEKQFIATLPPTPNSPQIRTLLEGLIAIVI
- a CDS encoding ISAzo13 family transposase, coding for MVAAVEEIVEQHTAGSPMNPDIRWTNRSPSDICEALVARGFYVWPQTVRRILQEDLDLGLRQACKIETTCHYPDRNAQFEYIAELRERFHDCGRPVLSIDTKKKEKLGDFYRPGAAWTDGFVTAPDHDFPSQATGKLTPYGVYDVGANQGFMLLSTGADTAELACEAVRQWWCRVGQYNYRPRPREILLLCDCGGSNSYRQYLFKQELKHLAMRLKMTIRVAHYPPGCSKYNPIEHRMFCHVSRSLRGVILDRLETAAHYIGQTRTLTGLKVLAEKARQIYVKAQKATTEFLERMPIFFDKNRPELNYWATPYEY